From the genome of Actinomycetota bacterium:
GCGATGGTCCCGATCGTCGAGCTCCGGGGAGCGATCCCGCTCGCCATCCTCACCTACCGGCTCCCGCCCCTCGAGGCGTTCGCCTGGGCCGTCCTAGGGAACATGATCCCGGTCCCGATCATCCTCTTCTTCCTCGAACCCGTCTCCGACTTCCTGCGCAGCCGATCGCGCCTCTTCGACCGATTCTTCGAGAAGCTCTTCGACCGCACGCGGACGAAGCACTCTCACCGCTTCGAGAGGTGGCGCGACCTGGCGCTCATCACGTTCGTGGCCCTCCCCCTCCCTCTGACCGGGGCCTGGACGGGCGCCCTAGCCGCGTTCC
Proteins encoded in this window:
- a CDS encoding small multi-drug export protein; the protein is MRHAFAELVQGLPAPLATVVLAMVPIVELRGAIPLAILTYRLPPLEAFAWAVLGNMIPVPIILFFLEPVSDFLRSRSRLFDRFFEKLFDRTRTKHSHRFERWRDLALITFVALPLPLTGAWTGALAAFLFGVRPRRAIPLIGVGVLIAATIVTTLVVSGLRLFGV